Proteins from a single region of Sandaracinaceae bacterium:
- a CDS encoding CopD family protein: MLTTGVMPLALRALHVVGAILWIGGVAFVGSLGAAAEAADVDGQKVARLGRRGLLERVTVGMGIAWVGGLLILVPSFSNIYARAGWMHAKLTLVLVASALTGVLSGHLRKAANGDVPFSLAKARGLSSAVLAVATLVVFLAMMKPF, encoded by the coding sequence ATGCTGACGACGGGCGTGATGCCGCTGGCCCTCAGGGCCCTGCACGTGGTGGGAGCGATCCTGTGGATTGGCGGGGTGGCCTTCGTCGGCAGCCTTGGCGCCGCGGCCGAAGCGGCCGATGTGGATGGCCAGAAGGTGGCGCGTCTCGGGCGTCGCGGCCTGCTCGAGCGCGTCACGGTCGGGATGGGCATCGCGTGGGTCGGTGGGCTCCTCATCCTGGTGCCGTCGTTCAGCAACATCTACGCGCGCGCGGGTTGGATGCACGCCAAACTCACGCTCGTGTTGGTCGCGTCGGCGCTGACGGGTGTGCTCTCGGGGCATCTGCGTAAGGCGGCCAACGGCGACGTCCCGTTCTCCCTGGCCAAGGCTCGGGGCCTGTCGAGCGCGGTGCTGGCGGTCGCCACGCTGGTGGTGTTCCTCGCGATGATGAAGCCCTTCTGA